The following proteins are encoded in a genomic region of Neospora caninum Liverpool complete genome, chromosome XI:
- a CDS encoding putative vacuolar sorting ATPase Vps4 — protein sequence MDLSAYEENLDQAIRLSRQATERDKAGAFAEAFELYKVALDYWHVLCRGQTNALLKEKLYRKMGEYVARAEVLKHFLERQKQQSWQAYTKTPPAFASAASPSMACRSDPLFATPVPHGSSLCCSSAANQGSQPCASTPFPHLLSSPCASFLQADPRDSAKRSSDRGDGCGCTGSMQADDLTEEEKIKEKLNISSADLVSKWQGESEKLVRSLFAMARERRPSIIFIDEIDSMCGARSEGDSDSSRRIKTEFLVQMQGLQKDAPGVLVLGATNVPWALDSAIRRRFERRVYIPLPDLRARLQLVSLSLGNTPHQLGDVHFQTLAVQTEGFSGADISVVVRDALFQPLRKCRAATHFKRVRFNGTFFLTPCSPGDADSTKVEMRLMEVPPDRLLPPELSMEDFIAVLRNARPSVSEEDIRRHDEWTRRFGVEGQ from the exons ATGGATCTCTCTGCGTACGAGGAGAACCTCGACCAGGCCATCCGGCTGTCTCGACAGGCGACGGAGCGAGACAAAGCGGGCGCGTTCGCTGAGGCCTTCGAACTCTACAAAGTCGCTCTCGACTACTGGCACGTGCTCTGCCGAG GTCAGACGAACGCGCTGTTGAAGGAGAAACTGTATCGCAAGATGGGCGAGTACGTCGCCCGCGCCGAGGTTCTCAAGCACTttctggagaggcagaagcagcAGTCGTGGCAAGCGTACACTAAGACGCCCCCTGCCTTCGCCAGCGCCGCGTCTCCATCGATGGCCTGTCGATCGGACCCGCTCTTCGCGACGCCTGTGCCTCACGGGAGTTCCCTCTGTTGCTCGAGTGCTGCAAATCAAGGTTCGCAGCCGTGCGCCTCTACGCCTTTCCCgcatctcctctcttctccatgTGCCTCGTTTCTGCAAGCGGACCCTCGCGACTCCGCCAAGAGGAGCtcagacagaggcgacggctgcgGGTGTACAGGCAGCATGCAAGCAGACGATCTcaccgaagaagaaaaaatcAAAGAAAAACTGAACA TCTCCTCAGCGGACCTCGTGAGCAAGTGGCAAGGCGAGAGTGAAAA gCTCGTGCGTTCTCTGTTCGCCAtggcgcgagagcgaaggccgTCGATCATCTTCATCGACGAAATCGACTCCATGTGCGGag cgagaagcgaaggagacagcgactcGTCGCGGAGAATCAAAACCGAGTTTCTCGTGCAGATGCAAGGCCTCCAGAAAGACGCTCCGGGAGTCCTCGTCTTGGGCGCTACC AACGTCCCGTGGGCGCTCGACTCAGCAATTCGTCGTAG aTTCGAGCGGCGGGTGTACATCCCGCTCCCTGACCTCCGTGCTCGTCTTCAgctggtttctctctctctcggcaaCACGCCTCATCAGCTGGGAGACGTGCATTTCCAAACGCTCGCCGTACAAACTGAGGG ATTTAGTGGAGCAGACATTTCGGTGGTTGTGAGAGACGCGCTCTTTCAGCCGCTGCGAAAGTGCCGAGCAGCGACGCACTTTAAGAGAGTTCGTTTCAACGgcaccttcttcctcacgcCTTGTTCTCCTG gagacgccgactcGACAAAAGTGGAAATGCGCCTCATGGAAGTCCCCCCCGACCGCCTCTTGCCTCCAGAACTTTCCATG GAGGATTTCATCGCTGTTCTCCGGAATGCACGTCCTTCTGTGAGTGAAGAG GACATTCGCCGCCACGACGAGTGGACGAGGCGCTTCGGCGTCGAGGGTCAGTGA